From Geobacter sp., one genomic window encodes:
- a CDS encoding DHA2 family efflux MFS transporter permease subunit — translation MTDIDQKQINKWLITITVMLPTIMEIVDTSVANVALPHMQGSLNAGTDEVTWVLTSYLVSNAIVLPMTGWLARMFGRKRFLITCITLFTLASLLCGAAPNLAMLIFFRILQGAAGGALIPISQAILMETFPPHQRGMAMAIFGIGAMFGPIVGPALGGWITDTLNWRWIFYINIPIGVFAVIMTTLFIFDPAYLKEGKQGMTIDWWGLGLLTVGLGALQVVLDKGQQEDWLNSSFIIAFSIVAAISLIALIFVELSHEHPIVNLRLFKEISFSAGNFIMFVVGFCLYSSIMLIPLFLQTLMGYSATDAGMVMAPGGVATLICMPFVGAMLQKRDGRKIVLVGLSVGALSMFIMQGLNLEGSYWSYVWPRVVLGVGLAMIFVPLTTVTLSSIPKTEMGNATGMFNLLRNIGGSVGIAMAATMLGRFGQFYQNSLAGNVNPYNPVYQMRSAELKQALVNRGMEATTADAASQKMIYGILLRQAGAMAYNHIFWIIGIAFLVIIPLLLLLKRPAHQTGP, via the coding sequence ATGACCGACATCGACCAGAAACAGATCAATAAATGGCTGATCACCATCACGGTGATGCTCCCCACCATCATGGAGATCGTGGACACGTCGGTGGCGAACGTGGCGCTTCCCCACATGCAGGGGAGCCTCAACGCCGGCACCGACGAGGTGACCTGGGTCCTCACCTCCTACCTGGTGAGCAATGCCATCGTCCTCCCCATGACCGGCTGGCTGGCGCGGATGTTCGGCCGCAAGCGCTTCCTCATCACCTGCATCACCCTGTTCACCCTGGCTTCGCTTTTGTGCGGGGCAGCTCCCAACCTGGCCATGCTGATATTCTTCCGCATCCTGCAGGGGGCGGCCGGCGGCGCACTCATCCCTATCAGCCAGGCGATCCTGATGGAGACCTTCCCACCCCACCAGCGGGGGATGGCCATGGCGATCTTCGGCATCGGCGCCATGTTCGGCCCCATCGTCGGACCGGCGCTCGGGGGGTGGATCACCGACACCCTTAACTGGCGCTGGATCTTCTATATCAATATCCCCATCGGCGTCTTTGCGGTCATCATGACCACCCTGTTCATCTTCGATCCAGCCTATCTCAAGGAGGGGAAGCAGGGGATGACCATCGACTGGTGGGGCCTCGGCCTGCTGACGGTCGGACTCGGTGCCCTCCAGGTCGTGCTGGACAAGGGGCAGCAAGAGGACTGGCTCAACTCGTCGTTCATCATCGCCTTCAGCATCGTCGCCGCCATCTCGCTCATCGCCCTGATCTTTGTCGAGCTCTCTCATGAGCATCCGATCGTCAACCTCCGGCTGTTCAAGGAGATATCCTTTTCTGCCGGCAATTTCATCATGTTCGTGGTCGGTTTCTGCCTCTACAGCTCCATCATGCTGATCCCGCTCTTCCTGCAGACGCTGATGGGGTATTCGGCAACCGATGCGGGGATGGTCATGGCCCCCGGCGGGGTGGCAACGCTTATCTGCATGCCGTTCGTGGGCGCCATGCTGCAGAAACGGGACGGACGGAAGATCGTTCTGGTGGGGCTCTCCGTGGGGGCGCTTTCCATGTTCATCATGCAGGGGCTGAATCTGGAGGGGAGCTACTGGAGCTACGTCTGGCCCAGGGTGGTGCTGGGGGTCGGCCTGGCCATGATCTTCGTGCCGCTGACCACCGTGACCCTCTCGTCCATACCGAAGACGGAAATGGGAAACGCCACCGGGATGTTCAACCTGTTACGCAACATCGGGGGGAGTGTGGGGATCGCCATGGCCGCAACCATGCTCGGGCGGTTCGGGCAGTTTTACCAGAATTCACTGGCCGGAAACGTGAACCCGTACAACCCGGTCTATCAGATGCGGTCGGCGGAGCTGAAACAGGCCCTGGTCAACCGCGGCATGGAGGCAACAACCGCCGACGCCGCGTCGCAGAAAATGATCTACGGGATACTGCTCCGCCAGGCAGGCGCCATGGCGTATAACCATATCTTCTGGATCATCGGCATCGCCTTCCTGGTGATCATCCCTCTGTTGTTACTGCTCAAGCGGCCGGCCCACCAGACAGGCCCGTAG
- a CDS encoding efflux RND transporter periplasmic adaptor subunit: protein MPEFRWEFGGVPRQICRWGGTAIAVATLVACGAKKEKPAPRPPVPIRATVALQKTVPVQIRGIGNVEAYNTVSIKAQVSGVVAKVHFREGQDVGKGDLLFTIDQRPFEASLKQAEATLAKDRAQLRNAQEQVRRYGTLLKDGIVTPEQYDQLQTTAEALEATIAADRAAVDNARIQLGYCFIRSPIAGRTGNLSVDVGNLVKANDLPILVTINQVSPIYATFTIPERDMVELRRHLRGGLKVEAFVTGDDAAGESGTVSFLDNAVDTATGTIKVKGTFANGRHRLWPGQFVTVVITLTNLPNAVVVPSQAVQTGQQGQFLFIVKPDQTVEMRPVTVGPTIGSETVIATGVKPGDKVVTDGQVRLTPGAKVVEAEKPGPAAGNATQNPTVPAGQNQVPTR, encoded by the coding sequence ATGCCCGAGTTCCGCTGGGAGTTCGGCGGCGTTCCCCGGCAGATCTGCCGCTGGGGGGGTACTGCCATAGCCGTTGCAACGCTTGTCGCCTGCGGGGCCAAGAAGGAAAAACCGGCGCCGCGGCCGCCGGTTCCGATCAGGGCAACCGTTGCCCTGCAGAAAACCGTGCCGGTGCAGATACGGGGCATCGGCAACGTGGAAGCCTACAACACCGTCTCCATCAAGGCACAGGTAAGCGGCGTTGTGGCAAAGGTCCACTTCCGCGAGGGGCAGGATGTCGGAAAAGGGGACCTCCTCTTCACCATCGACCAGCGCCCCTTCGAGGCATCCCTGAAACAGGCGGAGGCAACCCTGGCAAAGGACCGGGCACAGCTCCGCAACGCCCAGGAACAGGTCAGACGTTACGGCACCCTGCTCAAGGACGGCATCGTCACCCCGGAACAGTACGACCAGCTGCAGACCACTGCCGAGGCGCTCGAAGCGACCATCGCTGCCGACCGAGCCGCAGTGGACAATGCCAGGATCCAGCTCGGCTACTGCTTCATCCGCTCTCCCATTGCCGGCCGCACCGGCAATCTGTCCGTCGACGTGGGGAATCTGGTCAAGGCCAATGACCTGCCGATCCTGGTGACCATCAACCAGGTCTCCCCCATATACGCCACCTTCACCATCCCCGAACGGGACATGGTCGAACTCCGCAGGCATCTCCGGGGAGGCCTCAAGGTAGAGGCATTCGTCACCGGCGACGATGCTGCCGGCGAATCGGGCACCGTTTCATTCCTCGACAATGCCGTGGATACCGCAACCGGGACGATCAAGGTCAAGGGGACCTTTGCAAATGGGCGCCACCGCCTCTGGCCCGGTCAGTTCGTCACGGTCGTGATCACCCTGACCAACCTGCCGAATGCCGTTGTCGTGCCCTCCCAGGCGGTACAGACCGGCCAGCAGGGGCAGTTCCTGTTTATCGTGAAACCCGACCAGACCGTGGAGATGCGTCCCGTCACCGTCGGCCCGACCATAGGCAGCGAAACCGTGATTGCCACCGGGGTGAAGCCGGGCGACAAGGTTGTAACGGACGGCCAGGTTCGCCTCACCCCCGGCGCAAAGGTCGTCGAAGCCGAAAAACCGGGGCCGGCAGCAGGCAACGCGACGCAGAACCCGACTGTCCCCGCCGGGCAGAACCAGGTCCCCACCCGGTGA
- a CDS encoding TolC family protein, translating into MRRWIPSIICLLALVVPAVVAAAPTLTLGECLERGATNNPLLKATRRDKGIAAATVRQSASPFYPRLDLQGGYTMQQAPQAVVINGRTAETQEADYGFVNAAVTYTLYDFGRRDARHQLARASAEAVDYTVNAREQDVALQIIGSYFGILEAQRLVKAAEEEVVQVGEHKKIADSLFQQGMVTRNDVLQADVRLASARQKLLATRNGRENLWLQLNYLVGNDAGFRAELDEQADLALPEGTPVDPQQSVENRPELRSLRKNLAASEFELNESKSAFYPEIFSKLALDYVQNDKVSEQTIMSATVGLKVNLFDGFATTAARQRAVESRARAEETLRQTEAQARLELTSAGNDARVARQRIAVTETAIQQSEENLRINRDRYQARVGTATDVLDAQTLLTQAKTEYFQALYDFQVASARVRRAMGEL; encoded by the coding sequence ATGCGACGCTGGATACCTAGCATCATCTGTCTGCTGGCCCTTGTTGTTCCCGCCGTTGTTGCCGCCGCCCCCACGCTCACACTCGGGGAATGCCTGGAGCGCGGCGCCACAAACAACCCGCTGCTCAAGGCAACGCGCCGGGATAAGGGGATTGCAGCCGCAACAGTGCGCCAGTCGGCATCGCCCTTCTATCCCCGACTGGATCTGCAGGGGGGATACACCATGCAACAGGCCCCCCAGGCGGTGGTTATCAACGGCCGCACCGCCGAAACCCAGGAAGCCGACTACGGTTTCGTCAATGCCGCTGTCACCTACACACTCTACGATTTCGGGCGTCGCGATGCACGGCACCAACTGGCCCGCGCCAGTGCCGAAGCCGTGGACTACACCGTCAACGCCCGCGAGCAGGACGTGGCGCTCCAGATCATCGGCAGCTACTTTGGCATCTTGGAGGCCCAGCGGCTGGTCAAGGCCGCCGAGGAGGAGGTCGTCCAGGTCGGCGAGCACAAGAAGATAGCCGACTCACTCTTCCAGCAGGGGATGGTCACCCGCAACGATGTCCTGCAGGCGGATGTCCGGCTGGCCTCTGCCCGGCAGAAGCTCCTCGCCACTCGGAACGGGCGGGAAAACCTCTGGCTGCAGCTCAACTACCTCGTGGGAAACGATGCCGGCTTCCGCGCCGAACTGGACGAGCAGGCCGACCTGGCCCTGCCGGAGGGGACGCCGGTCGACCCGCAGCAGTCGGTGGAAAACCGCCCCGAGCTCCGCAGCCTGCGCAAAAACCTGGCAGCCAGCGAGTTCGAACTGAACGAAAGCAAGAGCGCTTTCTACCCGGAAATCTTCAGCAAGCTCGCCCTTGACTACGTGCAGAACGACAAGGTGAGCGAGCAGACCATCATGTCGGCAACCGTCGGCCTGAAGGTGAACCTGTTCGACGGCTTTGCCACCACTGCCGCCAGGCAGCGGGCAGTGGAATCGCGCGCCAGGGCCGAGGAGACCCTGCGACAGACCGAAGCCCAAGCCCGCCTGGAGCTGACCAGCGCCGGAAACGACGCCAGGGTGGCCCGCCAACGGATCGCCGTCACCGAAACCGCCATCCAGCAGAGCGAGGAAAACCTCCGGATCAACCGTGACCGTTACCAGGCCCGGGTGGGGACCGCCACCGACGTCCTCGATGCCCAGACACTCCTGACCCAGGCAAAGACCGAATATTTCCAGGCTCTGTACGATTTCCAGGTCGCCTCGGCCCGCGTCCGGCGGGCCATGGGCGAACTGTAG
- a CDS encoding TolC family protein, translated as MAAPAAAQGEPQLSITLNEAIRQVVEKNLDVKAELYNPAAAEADLQKNRGIYDTHLTLDTSYQDSTSVPTSPAAANKLKVFKLSPGAYRLFPTGGTVTADFNNTYTDTNSSFANYRSYWQSDLTFTLSQPLLKNFGREATELNISIATYSKEGTFEQFKTVLTNTVAQARTAYYALFSARESLDAKKTSLELARKILEDTKGRVKAGVLPAMEILNAEYGVALREKELIDAERAVKDQEDALRLLMQLKGNTEIVPVEAPPTEKFQASETDEITSALINRNDLRQAQVNLRSAEMQAKVARHQTLPDLSLNTSVAVTGLGENYGRNMERVGSTDYPVWFVGLQLDYPLGNSTAENDYIRKKIAAEQSRTQLQSLEESIAKDVRSALRGIETSYKQLDVTSRQRSYAEEVLQAFQKKQQVGLATTKDVLDELNNLVAAKNDQINARVNYANAITQLWQVTGQLLDKQGVRLTGTEAEDVYRKSRENN; from the coding sequence ATGGCTGCGCCTGCTGCAGCCCAGGGAGAACCACAGCTCTCCATTACACTCAATGAAGCCATCCGGCAGGTCGTCGAAAAAAACCTGGACGTCAAGGCCGAGCTCTACAATCCGGCCGCAGCCGAGGCAGACCTGCAGAAAAACAGGGGCATCTACGATACCCACCTGACCCTCGACACCAGCTACCAGGATTCCACCAGCGTCCCGACCAGCCCTGCCGCAGCGAACAAGCTCAAGGTGTTCAAGCTCTCCCCCGGCGCCTACCGGCTCTTCCCCACGGGCGGTACGGTTACGGCCGACTTCAACAACACCTATACCGACACCAACTCTTCGTTTGCCAACTACCGGAGCTATTGGCAGTCCGACCTGACCTTTACCCTCTCCCAGCCGCTGCTGAAAAACTTTGGCCGGGAGGCGACCGAGCTCAATATCTCCATCGCCACCTACAGCAAGGAAGGGACCTTCGAGCAGTTCAAGACGGTCCTGACCAATACCGTTGCCCAGGCCCGCACCGCCTATTACGCCCTCTTCAGCGCCCGTGAGTCCCTGGATGCCAAAAAGACCTCCCTGGAACTGGCACGCAAGATCCTGGAAGATACCAAGGGGCGGGTCAAGGCCGGGGTGCTCCCCGCCATGGAGATCCTGAACGCCGAGTACGGGGTTGCCCTGCGGGAAAAGGAGCTGATCGACGCCGAACGGGCCGTCAAGGACCAGGAGGATGCCCTGCGGCTTTTAATGCAGCTCAAGGGGAACACCGAAATTGTCCCCGTAGAAGCGCCCCCCACTGAGAAATTCCAGGCCTCGGAAACAGATGAGATCACGAGCGCCCTCATCAACAGAAACGACCTGCGACAGGCGCAGGTAAACCTGAGATCGGCGGAGATGCAGGCAAAGGTCGCCCGGCACCAGACCCTGCCCGATCTGTCGCTCAATACCAGCGTGGCAGTGACCGGGCTCGGCGAAAACTACGGCCGCAACATGGAGCGGGTCGGCTCCACCGACTACCCGGTCTGGTTCGTCGGGCTGCAGCTCGACTATCCCCTGGGGAATTCGACGGCGGAAAACGATTACATCAGGAAAAAGATCGCTGCCGAGCAGAGCCGGACCCAGCTCCAGAGCCTTGAGGAATCGATTGCCAAGGATGTGCGCAGCGCGCTGCGAGGCATTGAGACCAGCTACAAGCAGCTCGACGTGACGAGCCGCCAGCGTTCCTACGCGGAAGAAGTCCTGCAGGCCTTCCAGAAGAAGCAACAAGTGGGACTTGCCACCACCAAGGATGTCCTGGACGAGTTGAACAACCTGGTGGCGGCCAAGAACGACCAGATCAATGCCCGGGTCAACTATGCCAACGCCATCACCCAGCTCTGGCAGGTCACCGGCCAGCTCCTGGACAAGCAGGGGGTCAGGCTGACCGGCACCGAGGCAGAGGACGTCTACCGGAAGAGCAGGGAGAATAACTGA
- a CDS encoding PAS domain S-box protein has product MRHKCSINADLGLRSGDHVCCLYENEQQRAEVIIPFISQGIAAGERVLFLGEPGSMAALREELDPLLAGMGTATNDPLVVISRDRMGISRKHFEPEMVLDLLDREIRRAASAGYNSLRVASEMSWILEVVSSVTPLIEYEARLDEFLQVNQVSTICQYDRRRFDADLLMGALHCHPLVMLDNEAMRNVYYVPSEELLSPKRTELMIERSLDSLRTIRRAELIQKDNEARYRELVAVSPNAVMLVKDGVIASLNRPATKLFGAESDEELTGRSLADLVEADSFGDTQQCFRLVEEGQVIPPREMVVRRLDGGSVITESAAMPLELGGVHYALVVSTNVTLERRMAEELRNSESRFRAVVELAPSMVMIHQDGCFTYLNPAAVEKFGAGSLDELIGAPFRARLPAEYRDGALGEGEGSAADERVTAVVEQRLLRLDGLPFDVELAAIPLKFGGQRLNLVVAHDITERKRAEKEIRRLNEELERLVAVRTVEYERTDRELVDFCYAISHELRAPVARLQGFSEALREECADCKEELSKFFMERIEVASLQLQKVIESILTLSRLSRVELKNEEVNLSGVARQVAATLLDVHPERQVEFVIAPDVFATGDPLLLSICLENLLVNAHKYTLRAGNARIEFGIGWQRGGVAHYVRDNGVGFDMAYADQLFVPFQRLHRQEEYAGTGIGLAIVQRIVERHGGSVWAEAIEGEGATFWFTLR; this is encoded by the coding sequence ATGCGCCACAAATGCTCGATAAATGCCGACCTCGGCTTGAGATCGGGCGACCATGTCTGTTGCCTCTATGAAAACGAGCAACAACGTGCTGAGGTCATCATCCCGTTCATCAGCCAGGGGATTGCGGCCGGCGAAAGGGTCCTCTTCCTCGGAGAACCGGGGAGCATGGCTGCTCTGCGCGAGGAGCTCGATCCTCTGCTGGCAGGGATGGGCACGGCAACAAATGACCCCCTCGTTGTCATCTCCCGCGACCGGATGGGGATATCCCGCAAGCACTTCGAGCCCGAGATGGTGCTCGACCTGCTCGATCGCGAGATCCGCAGGGCGGCTTCCGCAGGGTACAACAGCCTGCGAGTGGCTTCGGAGATGTCCTGGATCCTGGAAGTGGTCTCCAGCGTCACACCGCTCATCGAATATGAAGCCCGGCTCGACGAATTCCTGCAGGTGAACCAGGTTTCGACCATCTGCCAGTATGACCGGCGACGCTTTGACGCCGACCTGCTCATGGGGGCGCTCCATTGTCACCCCCTGGTGATGCTCGATAACGAAGCGATGCGCAATGTCTACTATGTGCCGTCGGAAGAGCTTCTGAGCCCGAAACGGACCGAACTGATGATCGAGCGGAGTCTTGACTCCCTGCGGACCATCCGTCGGGCCGAACTGATCCAGAAGGACAATGAAGCCCGCTACCGGGAACTGGTTGCCGTGTCTCCCAATGCGGTCATGCTGGTCAAGGATGGCGTCATCGCAAGCCTGAACAGGCCTGCGACAAAACTGTTCGGTGCCGAAAGCGACGAGGAGCTGACCGGGCGGTCACTTGCCGACCTGGTCGAGGCGGACAGCTTTGGAGATACGCAGCAATGCTTTCGCCTGGTGGAAGAAGGGCAGGTTATCCCGCCACGGGAGATGGTTGTCCGCAGGCTCGACGGCGGCAGCGTCATCACCGAGTCAGCGGCAATGCCCCTGGAACTGGGGGGAGTTCACTATGCCCTGGTCGTCAGCACGAATGTAACGCTGGAAAGGCGGATGGCCGAGGAACTCCGGAACAGCGAGTCACGGTTCCGGGCCGTGGTCGAGCTCGCACCAAGCATGGTGATGATCCACCAGGATGGCTGCTTTACCTACCTGAATCCCGCGGCTGTGGAGAAATTCGGGGCCGGCTCGCTGGACGAGCTGATCGGTGCGCCGTTTCGGGCTCGGCTCCCTGCTGAGTATCGCGACGGGGCACTGGGGGAGGGGGAAGGGTCTGCTGCGGACGAACGTGTTACGGCAGTGGTCGAGCAGCGTTTGCTCCGTCTCGACGGTCTCCCCTTCGATGTGGAACTGGCAGCGATTCCCCTCAAGTTCGGCGGCCAGCGGTTGAACCTGGTAGTGGCCCACGACATTACGGAACGGAAAAGGGCCGAGAAGGAGATCCGCCGGCTCAACGAGGAACTGGAGCGACTGGTTGCGGTGAGGACCGTGGAATATGAGCGGACCGACCGGGAACTGGTCGATTTCTGCTATGCCATCTCCCATGAGCTCCGCGCGCCGGTGGCGCGGTTGCAGGGGTTCAGCGAGGCGCTGCGGGAAGAGTGCGCCGACTGTAAAGAAGAGCTGTCCAAATTCTTCATGGAACGGATCGAGGTTGCCAGCCTGCAACTGCAGAAGGTCATCGAATCGATCCTGACCCTTTCGCGTCTCTCTCGCGTCGAACTCAAGAACGAGGAGGTGAACCTGTCGGGGGTGGCCCGTCAGGTTGCGGCTACCCTTCTCGATGTTCACCCGGAGAGGCAGGTGGAGTTCGTCATCGCCCCGGATGTGTTCGCTACGGGCGATCCCCTGCTTCTGTCGATTTGCCTGGAAAATCTCCTGGTGAATGCCCACAAGTATACGTTACGAGCCGGTAACGCCAGGATAGAGTTCGGCATCGGCTGGCAACGGGGCGGGGTCGCCCATTACGTCCGCGATAATGGGGTTGGCTTCGACATGGCCTATGCGGATCAGCTCTTTGTCCCCTTCCAGAGGCTGCATCGTCAGGAGGAATATGCCGGGACCGGCATCGGCCTGGCCATTGTCCAGCGGATCGTCGAACGGCACGGCGGCAGTGTCTGGGCCGAAGCGATCGAAGGGGAGGGGGCAACCTTCTGGTTTACCCTGCGCTAG
- a CDS encoding HlyD family efflux transporter periplasmic adaptor subunit, which yields MSDPHHPDAAPDVTPEPSPGTGEPVASQQAAPPKPPASGRMAKAAVILLLLGIVFVSLGIHWWIRHQTHIETDNAFVEAHIHPIAARIPGTVTRVLVNDNQQVRKGDLLVEIDQADYRIQVDKANADVAVARNESDGDNSEVGVSRAAVQQARAQLDQARLDLERGKNLFAREVIPREQLDRLETAGRVAAARLAEAEDKLRKALAIAGPSDGRSRAKVRQKEADLADARLKLSYTRIYAPTDGHITRKTVEQGNIVQPGQPLMALVPLRDAWVVANYKESQLTYIRPGQQVEFRVDTYPGKRFTGTVDSIMAGTGAAFSLLPPENASGNYVKVVQRIPVKIAINPSSDPEQVLRVGMSVVPTVLVERKVADILRDLLPF from the coding sequence ATGAGTGACCCGCACCATCCAGATGCTGCACCCGATGTAACACCCGAGCCAAGCCCCGGAACCGGCGAGCCGGTGGCATCGCAGCAGGCCGCGCCACCCAAGCCCCCTGCCTCCGGCAGGATGGCCAAGGCGGCAGTGATCCTGTTGCTGCTCGGCATCGTCTTCGTCAGCCTCGGCATTCACTGGTGGATCAGGCACCAGACCCATATCGAGACCGACAACGCCTTTGTGGAAGCGCACATCCACCCCATTGCCGCACGGATTCCGGGAACCGTGACCAGGGTGCTGGTCAACGACAACCAGCAGGTAAGGAAAGGAGATCTGCTGGTCGAGATCGACCAGGCCGATTACCGTATCCAGGTGGATAAGGCCAATGCCGACGTTGCCGTTGCCAGAAACGAGAGCGACGGCGACAATTCAGAGGTTGGGGTTTCCCGTGCAGCCGTGCAGCAGGCCAGGGCTCAGCTGGATCAGGCCAGGCTCGATCTGGAGCGGGGGAAAAACCTGTTTGCTCGGGAGGTAATCCCCCGCGAGCAGTTGGACCGGCTGGAGACTGCCGGTCGCGTTGCCGCTGCCAGGCTTGCCGAGGCCGAGGACAAACTCCGCAAGGCCCTGGCCATTGCCGGGCCGAGCGACGGCAGGAGCCGGGCCAAGGTGCGCCAGAAAGAGGCCGACCTGGCCGATGCCAGGCTCAAGCTCTCCTATACGCGCATCTACGCCCCGACCGACGGCCACATAACGCGGAAGACCGTGGAGCAGGGGAACATCGTCCAGCCTGGCCAGCCGCTCATGGCCCTGGTCCCCCTGCGCGACGCCTGGGTCGTCGCCAACTACAAGGAGAGCCAGCTGACCTACATCCGACCCGGCCAGCAGGTGGAATTCAGGGTGGACACCTATCCGGGCAAGCGCTTCACCGGCACAGTCGACAGTATCATGGCCGGGACCGGGGCAGCCTTCTCGCTCCTCCCGCCGGAGAACGCCTCGGGCAACTACGTGAAGGTCGTGCAGCGGATCCCCGTGAAGATCGCCATCAACCCTTCCAGCGATCCGGAGCAGGTGTTGCGAGTAGGGATGAGTGTCGTCCCCACCGTACTGGTGGAGCGGAAGGTAGCCGACATCCTGCGGGATCTGCTGCCGTTCTAG
- a CDS encoding MarR family transcriptional regulator, which produces MYEIEKSIGFLLAKAYQRAGALFKEELDHFGLTPRQFSLLAFLWQQDELSQVELSERSQIDRTTICGLIDRLEKQELVERRPNPHDRRSYLISLTPRGRELEEPLCAAADRTLARFTAGLSDRDQSDLVRHLEVLRGERRIYATLDT; this is translated from the coding sequence ATGTACGAGATCGAGAAAAGCATCGGCTTTCTCCTGGCAAAGGCCTATCAGCGTGCCGGTGCGCTGTTTAAGGAGGAACTGGACCATTTCGGCCTCACTCCGCGCCAGTTCAGCCTGCTCGCCTTTCTCTGGCAACAGGACGAGCTGTCGCAGGTTGAGCTGTCGGAGCGAAGCCAGATAGACCGGACCACCATCTGCGGCCTCATCGATCGCCTGGAAAAACAGGAACTGGTCGAACGGCGACCCAACCCCCATGACCGGCGCTCCTACCTGATCTCCCTGACTCCGCGCGGCAGGGAGCTGGAAGAGCCGCTCTGCGCCGCGGCCGATCGCACACTGGCACGCTTCACCGCAGGTCTTTCGGATCGGGACCAGTCCGACCTGGTCAGACACCTGGAAGTTCTGCGGGGGGAGAGGAGGATCTATGCGACGCTGGATACCTAG